GTTTCTTCAGATATAGTTCATTGGAATCCAGTGTAGGTGGTGGTGCTAAAAGCATACATGTTATTTGCTTCTTCCAATTTCTacataaacacaaattaacagATTAATCTCCCAATTACAATACGTAGcatgaaataacaaaaacagCCAATATAATCTGGTGCGTTAAATGCTTTGCCCTCCCTCATTTTATACATCGTGGGAAAATATCAAACCCAAACAGAAGTCCTCTGAAACTCCGATTTCAATATaatcaaacacaaacaaaataccAACTCAACTCTGAttataaaaaaactaaactaaactatAAATTGAAACTTTCAATAGAATAACCCTAGaattttaaattacttacctTGAGAACAGAGGGTTTTGCAACCTACAAACAAAcatccaaattttgaaaaacctacgaacccaaaatcacaaaaacaccAAAACTAAAACACGGAATCACATTTTCTCAGCCACCGAGCAAAAAATTACGAatccaaaactaaaatataaaaaaaaatcccaaaaacttagTGCTGCATGAAGTCCGTACCTTGGATTTTGAGGAAAGGAATATGGGTTACGACGGATCGGCAACGTTTGAGAGCGAGAGAGACTGAACGCTTGAGAGTGAGAGAGGCGAGTTTGAGAACGGCGGAAGCAGAaatttgagaaagagagagagggaacgGATGGAAAAACCATGAAGATGCACTGGAAGTGGAAGGTCCAGCGATATGATGAACGGACGCAGGAGTGGAGAGTTCTAGAGGCATCCACAAAGCGGAATCAAAATCGTCTCGTGTACAGAGCAcagtttttcctttttggatTTCGTTTCTGAGGAAGGAGTCGAGAGACTTCTATTGGCAATCCAGGGTCAAAACCGTCATTTTACTGTGTAATTGACAGAAAAAGTAAGACTTAAAGAACAACTGAAGGGCAAAATGGAAACAACACTGGCGAAGGAACAGTAAAAAGGACACAAAGGGAATTAAACAGAAAGTTAGGCTTTTAGTATATACTAGCAACAGTGCCCACGCGTTGCTGCGGGTCTTAAAACTACTGGatgtaaaagaagaaaacaggCGGTACAAACTTGTAACCGATAGTTTGTAATTAACAGGTTTTTAGTATGTTCATGCtatttaaacacaaaatataataagaaaaagaagcagAGTGTTGATAGAAAGTGATACACTAAAACTTCAACACAGTCGACtattacaaatatataaattaacaaaatgcaAATCAAAACTAACCAATTCAATTAGATAACAAAAAAGAAGCAGAGTGTTGATAGATTTCATAGGTATTTGTTAAGGTGTAAGCTTAAGGCATTAAATTTATGCAAACACGTTAAGTATGTGTGTAACCTATCATAAATCAAATGtacacaaaatatgaaaaaataaataggtaAATATGCTTTAAAATCAGTTCACAAAAAAGGGAATTAACATGCCATCACAACTTTTCAAACCGCTATTTTATTTCTTAGGTCTCACCTTCAAGTGTTCTAAAATCATGGAAGGTCGTTGCATATGTCCTTTACTTTGCAAAAATGAAACGTGCAAAACGAACAGCCAAATGAAACCTGTAATCATAAATTTTAGAAGCATCAGAACCATAATAACTTATTGTTTCATACACCTTAATTCCCTTAAGGAAATAAACTTTGAAAGAAATGGAGCAACTCGAAAACAGCAACTAATATTTCTAACGAAAAACCTCTTTGCTTACCAGCATAGAATATATATTAAGGTATACTTTACAACATTTGGTTATCGGCAGTAGAAACACAAAACACTCTTCAGTAAAAAGCATTTAAGCATCTAGAAAAGTCATTCTAATCCATGTAATTTCAGACTTAAACTTTTTAATGCATATTTCCAATATGTATAAATTGTTATATTTTatatgatcaaattttaatctaatttaatCAGAAAATTCTACTCTAATTTGATATAATATACATGTCCCCAAGGATTGATCATAttaccaattatcaaatcacattctctgtttctctctctaacatTTTTCTACTCAGTTTCCAACTCATTTCAAACTTATTCAAAAGGCCAATTCAGTCTACTTCTCTATATGCTGCTGGGTTTTCCTGTGCGAGCTTAAAGCAGCTAGCTTACCACCAAAGTTCAAATCTTTACCAAAATCCCAacacaattctctctctctctctctctcaacattTTCCACTCAGTTTCCAACTCATTCAAATGCAAAGGAAAGCTGAATCTGCATGCAGTAGCTAAAGCTCAAATCTTTACCAAGTAATTTTCTCTTTATTCATCTAATTATATACCAAAATAAGAAGCTTTACCAATTcaatttcatcttcttcttatcATTTCTTCCCAAAAAATACAAATCCATTTTAATCCAACAATTATCAATGCATATGCAAACTGGTTCCTTGAAAACCATTAAAGTAGAGTTGGAAAAAATGGGTCAGTCATGACGAAATTTAAGAAGTCACTAAAACGAAAGCTCATACAGATAACAAAGTTCAAATGTTGTGCAAATAATCGAAAATCGTAAATGTGGAAAAGTGTGAAATTGCAAACCTCCTTGTATTCCATGTATCCAATGactgcaaaaataataataaaacaaagatCGATCTCATGCattaaaaaaacaacaaacaaatatCAGAGCAGCATTAACATAATAACAACGACATACCAGGGGAACCAGCAGAAGTGGCAGATActaaaaaaacaacaaacaaatagGAAAAAAGAAGTAAGCAGTCAATcttaatttccaaaaaaatctataaaataaataaatatataaataaataaaaagagaggagagaagaaAGACAAACATCCACAGTCGGCCATAGAAGGAGAGGAGACGTTGGAAGCAGTGGGAAGGGAGGCGGCTCTTGTGATGTTCAAAACGACATCAAACGGAGCACTGCTCTTGAAGACCACAACtaacccaaaacaaaattattacaGTTTCATCCAAACTAACAAAATTACAGAATAAAAACTGAAAGACAATAGTTATGAATCACACCTCAGCTGTATAAAATTTATTTCCCAACAATCTAAAGACAGCCGGTGCTCAAACAGAGAAGAAAACAGGAAACAGATCCGGCCAAGATTCGCTAATCCCAGACAAAGACAAACGCAAAAACTACGAAATATTTGCCCCCCGATCGCAACTCTAGAAATAGAGACCAATTTTATGAGGATGGACAAAACACCCACAACTCTAGGTTTAAAAAGATGCAAAACCCTCCTCAAATCAGAGACCAGAAATAAGATTCCTTAAAACACGAAAAGTAGGAACTTTCCCCCAATATTTTTTGATGCAGAGACCACAATATTTAAGAAGAACAAACAATCGCAGAAGAACACAGCTAGAATAAGGCAGGAATCAGAGAAGGACCAGAAGAAACAAAGGGTTAAACGCAGAAGAAGACCCTCGAACTCGAAGCTGAGATATCAACGATGACGGACGCGTGGAAAGAACGGGCAAAACCGTCTTTCCACTGTACGATGCAGGCGACAAAGCGGGTGAGCGAGGAGAAATCAAGGGGCAAAAACGTCTGCCCACTGGTCATCCACAGTACCACCTTactgagttttagtatatacTAGAAATCaatgcccgcgcgttgctgcgggattaAAAATTGTATGTAAGATTGTATTCCAAACATATGAAAGATTGTAAGATAGAAGATTAATACTATTTACATTCAAATTGTTAGaaaaaatttatatacaaaATATTTAACAAATACAATCCACATACAACAAATCgtagatttttttaatatatttcttGCATTATGTTTGATATATAGACAATACCTAACCTAAGTTCCAGATATAAAATGTGTATATCGAATCTAAATGGATCTTAATCTGTTAATCCTTATAATAATTGGGGTTACTAATATAGTGTCAAGAAATGATTGGACAGAAGAACATGGGTAAACCTGTGACAAAAGACATACTTACAATAATTCAGCCATCAATCTTAAGGTCTTTCGGATCGGAGAGCTGAATCTTAATGCAAGCTTTCTGCAATTTTCcagaaatacaaataaaaagttaaaatccAAGTCTAAAAATTAACTGATATCCCAACTTTCTAATAAATTGTGATgacaaaatcaacaaaatagaatgaaaaCATGACTTACACATTTAAGGCATGCTTGAATCTTGATCTAAAGTTGGTGATGAGTCGATTGGTTGTCACCAACTCTAAATGAGAATTCATCAGAACCTagaaatttaaataaagaattttACAAAATCAATATTTACTAAAACccaattattttgtttatgatGTATTATGGCTTGCCAAagactgaaaaataaaataaaaataaaaataaaaagcacaACAAAGAGTCAAAACTCAAAGTCAAAAATCCATCTTCAAAGTACTATTAAATGCCAGCATTTACCCAATTTTAAGAAATTgaattgttaaaatttaaataccATGATCAATTCACCTTCCTTAATATTTTCTAAAGTTTCCTCGCACCCTCTTTAACCGCtgcaccacaaaaaaaaaaaaaaaaaaaaaaaaaaaaaaaaaaaaccatattacTCTTTAAATACTAAAATTGAAGATcttaaattcataaattattcAAGACTTAATAAGGTCGTCAAAATAAGCATCCATCATAACAATAGCACTCAAATCGTGCTCCTTTGTTTCCCAACATTTTCTCATCAACCAAGCAGAGGAAAATTGTGTTCAACTAAATAGGTAGCAGTTGTGAGTTGGGTTTCACCTCTTTTAATTCATAATATTTTTAACATGCATGTCCATCATTATTTCTTTAATTTGCTTTCGAAATGGGGCAAGATCATGTTAGTTTAAAACTACTGTTAACATGTTATCATTCAATATAGTATAACATGGATCAAACAATTAACGTTCGTAAaccccaaataaaaaaataaaaaataaaaaacaaaaagaaaaaaaaaaagatgagaaaTTAATGGAAAAATTATTAGTCTGACATGATAAGTTGCAAAACCTACATCACCAAATCGTTTTCGCTCAATGCTAATAAAAGCCTAACATGACTAAGTTGTAGTGCCAAGAATTTTAAGTCTCTGACTCCCTTGAATGATGAAAATGCTTATAATCACAAAGTTCTCTGAATTTGCAGAAGATATATACCACATAATTAGACtaaaaaaactgattttcaaATACATACCAAAGTtgaactctttctccaaccagTATCCGATGACTAAAAGGCTCAACATATTAGCCAATAAATAGAAAACACCCCATGTAACCAATTGCAAATGATGAGAAGCCACCCCCGGTGCCTGTCACCACCTTCTTTAAATCCAAAGCCCCCATCTTCTGCAACCTAAACCAACCAAAATCCAACACAACACCATGTTATACTTGTAATCTCTGTCAACTAACAAACTTCAGAGCAAAAAGAGTCTTCTCCAATTAGGACTAAAAACATCCACCAAATGATTTCAGATCAGTCCCCAAacttgtaaaacatgtttttctgcAAATAGGACAACGAAAAGTACGAAAAACTTAAAACCAACCAAGTGGTTTTCTTAAAGCAAGAAATTGGAGCTACCACAAACAGAATGTATCAAGTTAACAATATGCAATCAATGAACTATTTCATAACAAAAATAGCTAAAGGCTTAGACCCAAATGAGATTAAATGTTAGGAattcaaaaaacaaattgaaaaatctaattccaaaattccaaacaCCCACCAAATGGTTTCGGATAAAGTTCTAAAGTTGAATACATGTTACCCATACATAAGGGTACATAAGAATGAGAAGTAaagtatgaaaattttaaaacaaagggCCAATCGTGCTCTTTGGCAAATTACATTTTGAGTTTGGCTGTTTTTCAGTTTCACTCTACTCTTAGATTTGTTCTTCTTTATGAGTAGACCTTCCAACCCAACATCTATTCACATATAAAATTGCCCCTAGCTACACCAACACGAATCCAAAATCACATATATTCTCTAATGTAAACTAATTCATAGCTAATTAACATGTTCAAATCCTAATTTTCTCATATGATTATGTACCAATAGGAATAGGCGAATCTGAAGAAACCCAAAATTTCCagtcaaaggaaaattaatacaACCTCTGGAAAAAATAATCAGGAGATAAAAACTCAAATACCAAAAAATAGAATCAGTaaaataatcatataaattGTGATTTAGATGAAAATATAGGAGGAGGGTAAAGATTGGAAATGCACAGAGAGGGAGGCCTTGTATTTCTGCCAATCTGAAATCCAATCCTCCTTGTCCCATTGGCGCTTGACAAACTTCTTCGATTACCACCTACACAAAGAGACAATTATCTCTTGAACCCTtttcagaaaa
This Pyrus communis chromosome 6, drPyrComm1.1, whole genome shotgun sequence DNA region includes the following protein-coding sequences:
- the LOC137737963 gene encoding uncharacterized protein — translated: MVFPSVPSLSFSNFCFRRSQTRLSHSQAFSLSRSQTLPIRRNPYSFPQNPRFFKIWMFVCRLQNPLFSRNWKKQITCMLLAPPPTLDSNELYLKKHLKNSKLME